The region CCTCAGCTCGTTCACCCAAACCAAAGATTCGCCCTATGTTCACATGGCTGCAGCTTCAGCGGCAGAAGTGGTGGGATTATCCTGGAAACCTTGTACTTTGATTATGAAGCTAACAAATATCTCTCTACCTTAGTTGGCCTGCCTGATCCGCGTTCCCGTGGAGATTGCCAAACAGCGCTCCCAAACCTTACTGGGCAACAAACAGTCCGGCCTGCAAATCCTGCTGAGGGCCTATCGCACCGAGGGATTGCAACGCGGTCTCTATCGGGGATTCGGATCCACCATCATGCGGGAGATTCCCTTCAGTCTGATACAGTTCCCTCTCTGGGAGTACTTTAAGCTTCAGTGGACTCCCCTAACCGGCTATGAATCCACTCCCCTGTCGGTGGCTCTTTGTGGAGCCGTTGCTGGTGGCATTTCCGCGGGTTTAACCACACCACTCGATGTGGTCAAGACCCGGATCATGCTGGCCGAAAGGGAGAGTCTTAACCGACGTCGCAGTGCCCGGAGTATTTTACACGGCATTTATCTAGAGAGAGGCTTTGGCGGGTAAGTAATGACCACATAAACAAGGCAAATTCTaggttaataataataataaacatttattaatgtatgttttgtgttgtttttcaGTCTGTTCGCTGGCTTCGTGCCGCGGGTTATGTGGATCACACTGGGCGGTGCATTCTTCTTTGGCTTCTACGACCTGACGACGCGAATACTGGGGGCCACCAGTACGGATCATTAACATTAGGGCTATTTTCGTTGTACTTGTAGTAGAGGCACGTAGTTTGCAGTAGTAACTTAATAGAGGACAACCACCGTTTTGAGTTAACGTGGACAATAAAGTTTTTGCAAGTAATTGAAGACTTTCTAGGCATTGGAAGCGTTACTTGCTGCCTGAGGATAAGACAAGCTATAGGGGAAGTACCATATGATATAGGCTTTACTTACATCCTGAATGTGCAGACGACCGGCGAGCAGGCTGGCTGTAATCTGTTGATCCCCAAGTTCATCTCCGCAGGCCATGGGCACATCGGAATCCTCCTCGTCCACGTTGATGTAGCCACTTCGCGGGGCCTTCCTGCGTCTCAGGCAGTCCCAGGAAACCCGGCAGCGACTACGAGACATGGCGTAGACCTGTTGACAACCCAAatgcataaattaaacaaatgttAATTCACTTGAACAAACAGACGGGCGATAAGGAATGTAACGCACCAAGGCTGCCAGAACAAAAATGCCAACGAGCACCGAAATGGGCAGCCAAATGTACTGTGCGTCGTCGGGATGCAGGATATCCGTGTCAGGACTTTTCACGGTCGCCTCCGGCTCAAAATTCTTCTCCATTTTCGGGGgatttacaaaataatcaCAACAACAGCGGAGCagaaaagttcttaaaaatttaagcgCTCCTCGGCGTTGCCAGATTTTCCCCGAACAGGTGGCAACTCTGTGCCAGCTATGTTTAGTTTTTCTATGCGTTTAATGTGCTGAGCGGGGATTTTTAACTGCAAACAGGCAAGTAATAAGTAATTTAatgcaaattaagcaatttgGTGATAACCACTCTTCCACAGATGGATCCGCCAAAGAAAGTAGTAGCTAAAACGCTGACATTCACCATAAGAAAGCGAGCGACCGAAGTTCCGGAGAAGCTTGGGCCCCCAGAAGTCTCATTTTCAGAAGGTGCTTTGTTATTGGAGCTTAACAACTGCTGCCGCTTGTGTCTGGAGGAGCCCCACCCCAACCAGATGATGGATATGTCCACCATCTATGACCAGGAGGCAGAACTGAGCTACTATGACTGCTACGAGATCTGCACCAAGGAGGATCTTCGTCAGAATCTCAGCCATGAGCCCAAAACTCTTTGCAAACGATGTGCCGTGGAGCTGCATTGGGCCTATGATTTCCACAAGAAAGTGGATATTGCCAACCAGCAGCTGAGGGAGATCTTTGGATCCACAGAAAGTTCCGAGCCAGAGCTACCAGAGGAGGAGGATGTAGGAAAGGAATTCCCTGTGGAGGAGGAGATTGAGGAGAAGCAGGATGACCAGGATGAACCGGAAACCTCTAATGCCTACTCCGCCTTAGAGGACATCGTGCCCCGTCATCGCTACTCGGGTGAATTCAGCTGCAAATACTGCCACAAGCTGTTCAAAAACCATTCCCGCATGGCCAAGCACCAGTTGATTCACCTGACCGTTCGTCCACACTTCGAGTGTAGCCAGTGCGACAAGGTCTACCTCACCAAACAGGCCCTCAAAGTCCACGTGGACTCGAAGCATAGGCAATCTGGAGTCCACTGCGACACCTGCGGCAAGGTGTTCGCCATCGCCAAAGCCCTGGAAATTCACAAACGGTTTCACAACAAAGATTTTCCCTATGCTTGTGATCTCTGCGATCGGCGATTCGCCCAGCGTTCCCATCTGACTGTCCACCAGCAGGTGAAGCACACGGGCTCCCGCTTTATTTGTGAGTTTCCAGACTGCCAGAAGTCCTTTACGTCGTCTTCATCGCTAAGGAATCACGAGTGCACCCATACGGCCATGCCATTTGAGTGCTCCCACTGTCAACAGAGTTTTCCAGCCCGTAACAAGTTGGTATCTTaatcatataaaatataaattagatAGTATCTTATCCTATTTCAGATTGAGAGCACATCTGGAGCGCAAGCATAATATGGTAGTGGAACTGGAGGAGCTGGAAGAGATGCGTAAATTTCATAAAGTGCGCTCCAAGTTGGTAATGGCAAAAGTTTATACAGGTCAGGAGGAAACAGAAggcagttttaaaaataaaagctaaGGAACGTCTAAATCAAAAGGATGTTAAATATCTAGCCAATGTATAagaacttaatttaaatattgcaattaGGCCAATGTATGTCACATATTGCCAATTTTAATCTGTGTAGTTTTCTAAAGACGTTTTAAAATATAGTATTGGTGTTTCGATTGCATTAACTAATGATATATTCAtcacaaatattttatctatTTTTAAGCCCTTTAAGAACACACCAAAATTGCCTTACAAATATcacattcaatttatttcacaCTTTCTTTTGGTTAACTTACACGAATAGGGATAGATATTCACATACACGTATAGAGATATTCGATATCATAGACAAAATAAATGCTGCTAAATCTGATGGTATACAAGTTCGATCTCACCCACAAAAATCCTTCAGTTCGACAGAGTAAGGGCTAAAGGCATGGCCTTGGCCAGAGCTGTGGAGTCATCCGGATGCTGCGAGGAGCCGGTAGCCGTGCCCGTCGTGGTGGTGGCCACATTACCATTGCCCGCCTCCGCTCGCTTTCTAGAGGTAATCTTTTTCCAGCCGCGCAGGAAGATTTGATTTCGATACTTGGGCGTGGTGAAGGTGTACAAGAGTGGATTAACCGCCGAGTTCAATGGCAAGACGAAGACCACCAGCCAGGCGTAGATGTCATCGGAAATATTGTAGTTGAAGAACACCCAGATCTTCATAACGATTATGGGCACCCAACACAGGAAGTCAGTCAGCACGATGAAAAAGAACCTCACTGCAAACTCGCAATCCAAGAGCGTCAGCGGAGTGGCACTTCGGGTCCGCCATATCGAGATGAGTAGGGCCGTGTAGAGCATGGCAATCATGACCAGCAGCAGGAGATTGACGCCCAGGAAAACAAACGCCGAGTAAAGCCAGCCCATGGGAAAGGCCTCGTGAATGTGCAGAGGGAAACCtgtaataattaatttctatACTTCTGGAGATTCATTTTCTTATAGAAATTCTTGTATTACAGGTGCCGGAATAGGATCCGTAGTAGGGAAGGGTGCTTGTCCGCCACAGGAGTACTGGTATCACAGCTAAGCCCACTCCAGTAATCCATATGCAGATCAGCGACAGCCACATCACCCGACTCCCAATGCTGCGGTGACCACGGAAGGGATCCGCGATGAGCAAGAAGCGCTCCAGCGACATGAAGGCCAGGATAAGCATGGACACCTCCGAAGAGCTTACGGCCAGGGTGCCAATCAGCGTGCACTGCCATGAGCTAATCCAATCCAGCACAACCCTGGATAATTGTAATACCATTAATTAACCTATTGTATATCCACAGAATGGGTTCCAACTTACTTGTAATACTCGTTCCTGTAGCGGTAGTCCTGCACCCCAATGGTGACCAAATAGAACCCCATCAGCATATCAGCCAGGGCGAGATTTCGGATGACCATCGTCACAGCCACATTCTCATCCCGGTAAATGAAGCGTCCCCAAAGCACCAAAACATTTCCTGCTATCGTAAGGGTGGCCATTACCCAAGCGGAGTAGCGGAGCACGGGTTTGCTCAGCAGATCCTGGAAGGAACTGACTCCATCGGTGGACGGCTTGCACATCCTCACCCGCGGGGTCATGGAGCAGTAGAAGAACCGGTCGTAGATGATGTATTTAAGATTGCGCATCGCATTGATGGCCGCAAAGTCGATGTGATCATAGCGAATGCCCGTGAGATTCAGGAACGATATGTTCAGAGGCTCCATTAGGCCGCGACTGATGTGGATGGGCATTTGGGCCAGGGAACTGGTGGgtacacaaaatatttatcaaattaaGTCATATTTTTAGTGCATTTGTTTCaccattcataaaaaaatgtatatttaatttttaaaaatctaaatagaaatattttttcgaGTATACTCACAGCGCCTCCAGTCGAGTGTTGTGCAGAAATGTTTCGCCAGATAACTCCTTAATGGGATTACCGACAAGGCGGCTGTAAAACGAAATGCACGTCTAAGAATTATTCGCAGATATAAGGTTACCCATACGCCGCGTGAGCCGCGCATAATGGCCCCGCGCTTTCGGCTGATAAAGCTAGACACACGTTGTCGCCtttaaaagttcttaaaaaacaattttctccCCTGCGCGGCTTTAAGCCAAAGCCACAACAAGTTGGCCGGGGCTTTTGAAAGTCACACAACAAAATCCCGCTGGGCAGCGTAATAACAAAAATTCGTATTTAATAGCTGGCTGAGTATAAATCAGAGCGCAAACATTGTCTATCAATGTGTGGAATAGATGCAACTGGCCGGGGCTTAATGTGTTGGCAGCAAAGGGCGCATCATTCAGGGCGGACAGGATGCGGCACAGTGGCCTGAAACCACTCAAAAATGTGCAACTGCTCTTGGAAGTCAATGCAccatacaaatttatttaaattttttaataagaaaatatagtatatatataaaatatatagtatacatatatacatagtattatgttaaaaatcattcttagaaaatgtttttatttttttttttaatcttaaaaataatctttttaaCATTTGCTATAGTTATATACAACAATAGCTTAGAGGATtataaggtttttttttaaacactaaAACTGAACTTGAAGATCTTGAATTACCTAAACCTTTAAGGAACTACCAATTTATTGACCTATTTTGGCGACTCTTTTCCTCCGTGTGGCGAAAGTTACTCTGCtttattattatgtttatCGCGTAGGGGGATAATAACTTCAATATTTCCTCGGAGTCAGGATAGGGGAGCTTCGGTCCCACCGTGTCACGTCCATGGGAATTGCAGCATCTGATGTGAGATCCAGGGAACTGAATCCGATGGAGATGGTGCTATGTGCTGAGGATGTGGATACTGACGTTGAGCTCTTGGTCGGAGCTCCATTGCTTGCACTTGTCTGGTCAATCAATGCCGGCGCACCAACTGTTAACAGTttgtttttatggattgtCGCCCAAAGACAATGGCCACCCCCACACCCACGCCCACCCAAGCCCACATCCCCAGGAGCCGCCACAGATTGCTGGTAATTGCTGGCTGGCTATAAAGTTGCAGCGCAATTTTTCGTGGTCGAGGCGAGGAAAATcttaaactaaatatttaactcGGCCACAAATTGAGCCGTTGGAAAAGTGGCTACTGCGgccaacaaaattttaatatgtaaatttgtaattaattatTGAGGGACAGGCCTCTCGGATCGGCCGGCATCATGATTTTGTCGGCGGTTCCATGGGCACCCCAAAAGTCCGCACTTAATAACTTCATAAATATCCGGCCCAACCAGACGTCGACGACGACACACGAGCACAATTAACATATTTCTCCTGGAGGGCAGGCAACAAGTTGCAGTCCCTCAGTGGCGGGCCTCCCAAATAAGCCCCCAGTAATGCCCATTGTTCATGGGCGAGCACATCCTCCAGTGGCCACACACTACGCGTGGCCCGTTCGGGGGGGCACGAAAGTGCGTCAGTATCCAAAGGACTGAGTAAACGATGAAGGGCTGGCACGGCGGTCATTGCGCATTTAAGAAAATGACAAATAAATGCCTCTAGTTGTGTTTGTGCGCTACGTGCAAGAGCGAAAAATCATGGCGGAGAAGTATCACAAATGTAGGAGGGTGGATCGAACCGACGGCCAAACACTCTTCCTAGGAAGTCCGAGGGTAGGAAACGAAGTAGCCTAAGTAGCCGACTATTTCCTTCGATCTTTCtgggtgtaacttggtcaaaaattgtcCGAAACCTACAAGaagcactgttttggacagctagaATGCTAGATAATTTATCGCGGTCATTTGCTAAATATTTCTAAGAACTTAAAAATTTGGCCAATTTTGCCTTTTATTATAAGGGgcagcatcgtctttttttgcgaaaataggtcaaaaataaaaaaattttgctgaGAATGTCAATTGataggaaattttattacgagttcaacaaggtatgacattccactTTTTGactattactttttttgtttcgcccaaaatactgattatttttgggtgcAAAATTAGAAACTtcgttttttggcgaaaaactgatatttttctttgaccttttttggtgtaacttggtcaaaaatgtttCGAAATCTAAAAGACatactgttttggacagctaacaagctgGATTATTGATCGCAGTCATTTGCTGAATAAttctaaaaacttaaaaatttcgttttttttttatttttttataaggggtagcatcgtctttttttgcgaaaataggtcaaaaataaaattttttagttgaGAATGCCAATCGataggaaattttattacgagttcaacaaggtatgacattccattttttgactattacttttcttgtttcgtccaaaatactgattattttttggtgCAAAATGAgaaactttgttttttggcgaaaaactgatatttttctttgacctGTTTAGCATAACTGGGTTAAAATTTAGTTAAATCGTAAAGGACGCACTGacaatattttacaaattaaagattctttaaagattttattcttcCGAACAACTTAAAGTTCATCTTTATCGGACATTTGGAGTAGTTAAAagatacttaaaatatttcatgtgGTTTGTTGGGAATGCTGTCAGCTTGTTGATTAATATTCCCCATCTCAATTATTCCCTGGTTATTTTTTCCCTTGTCAACTGATTCAAAGTACCTCCTTTCACTGGTAGTGCATATTAACCAAATGAAGCCGTTTACGCTTCCCTTGCAAATGACACGTTTCAGCTGTGGATTCTTTTGGGGCAATGTGCTCTGCGGAGATACTGCGGCATTTGTTGCAACAATGCGGGGGCGGCGGGGCCTTTATTGACCATAATTAACGTCACGGCCATGTCCAGTGCACAATGCAGGACTTGAGGGTCTTTAAAGCAAATGGAAGCATCCAAAAATCTCCGTAATGACCTGTCAGTGGCTCAGTGGCTTGACAGCAGGAATCAAATTAGTGCAGCgatttctcaaatattttcGCTTTCGTTTGTTTTATGGCCACGTTGTCTCCACCCCGCGAAAACCCCTGGGGGATACGTTACCAGAGACAAAACAAATCAGCAGAAATTGCTGGAGGAAGACAGGATACATGAGCAGCATTTAGATGCGTATCTGATAGATACAAATACACGGACACAGATACGCCGGCCAAAGGAATTTCTgtgcagtttatttttatcggAGCACACAAGAAGAAGTGAATTACAAgtaaataactttaaatacACTTTGTATGTAACAATCTAACAAATGTTATTAAAGGGTTATTTGAAAAAGACTATAGTGCAGAGAAGTATGCTACATTTTATGCATATTTATGTTAGGGGAGAACGGTTTTCAAAGatctattataaaaattatagtaCTTACTGAATGAAACTGAATGAAAATAAGaagcatattttaaaaaggtagAAATTTcgttataaaatgttatatatatttctgaacAACATATTACCAAGTAATATCGTTTGGAACTTCCCTAGACTTAGTTCTTTATAGATTTGTATTTTCTTTCCGTGTGGCCATAAAAGTCTTACACTTGCCATACAAGCTCCCTGGAATGCTGAGAAATTCCTATCACGCCAACAAAGGGCGAATTATTTGCATGGATCTGGGTTCGAAAGGGGGTGGTACTGCCAAGATGGGCGGTTTATGGTAAGATGGCAAGAGGTGTCATCAACAGGCGTAAAGGATTCGCAGACCAAAAAGGGGCAGGAGGGGCAACATCTAATGAAGCAATGACGATTGGGGAATACCGCCCCGAGTCGATTTCAATAAACTCCTTCATTATTGGCCCACAACTTGGCTCGCAGTCGGTTTCAGTTACTGGCCAAGGCTTTGGCGAAATTGTTTTcacataaaatacaaatttatttgcatttttatttggccataataatgtttgtttatttgttgctCTGGCTGCGGTGGACCAAAAGTCAAAGTCCCAAAGATACAGAAATGTTTGTATTAAAACCAATCTGGTCAAGAGTTGGAATGAGAGCCTGGTGTGTCCGTTATCATCCTCGATATGCTGATGTATGTATATGCGCTGGATGGTTTTGGTAAATTTATTAAGGCCACAGCTTGATGCTAGACGATGGATGCAGAGTTGCCCGAGACATTTATTGAATATGCCATTGATATATGGTTATGAAAGCCACACAGCTTTCGATGTTTTTCCCTTTTTACAAGCCCTGCTTAAAGCCATCACTGGGTTTCCCTATCAAACATTGAGCATACGCCATGTTGTCTGAGGCTCATCAAATTCCTTCCTCAAAGCGCtaaacaatttgttttccGTTTTACGACTGCCGTTTATAGATTCGCCTGCTTAGTTTAGAGTTGGCCATAACTTGCATAATAATAAACTATGACTATAAAGGTTAGATTAGTTGGCCCGAGGgggtaaactttttttatagcGCGGGCGTGGTCAAGttcataaaagaaaatatttctaacaTTGCAATTGAAGGGAACTCAAGCATCCCCCAGAAATTTCTTTcccttgttattatttatttgtctgtGGGCGCAAAAGTTTTCAACTTTAGGTTTTCATAAACAGAGGGACCGCCATTTCGTATACGTAATTGCGCATTAATGAACTGAAATTAATATCATAGAATATGATTTTGAATCACAAAGCGAGTGTCCGGAGAGGGGGCGGGAATTGAAATCCTTTGCCAAATTAGGATTTACTTTGCGGACACTGCCGCGGTTTTTGCGAAGTCCTGATTATTTGACCAGATCTCGAGTTCATTTACTTGTGTTTCGCCGCATTATTCGTATTATTATGCTAATTAACTCTCTGTGGCCCATAATTCATGCTTAGTGTCGGTGTTAAACTTTCAGAAATCCAGAATGGCATTCATTCCCTACCCTTTTGTATACTCACATATCTCGCATATTTGTTAGCTTCGCAAAGGCTCGTCCATGGATGTGGGTGATGAGGTTGTGCTGGAGATCTCTGTGAAGGGAAGGGAGAAAtggttaaaaattaaaatcctaGATTATATTTAGTACTTGGGCGTGCCACACAAATcgctttgaaatattttattttggtgtctgaaagtatgcaacaataaagtttaagctcagaGCTAGAATGAGTTCATTAAGAAAGGCGAATGTCCTttatttactgcatacttttaggcacctaaaaaatatattttaaaaatgtttactaaGGTACACACTTTAGACTACAGAACACATCATGCATTTATTAAGACACATATTCTCTTATATTTCCCTTAAACACCTAACTTCAACTTCCCATATGCTTGAGATTACCAAATAAATTGACAATACATGTGATGCCATGATGGGCACAAAAATTGCGACACAATTTATCCCATCCAAATCTCATGGCTGCCATTCGTTCCCAATGTCTGTAAAGGTTAACACATTTATTTACGCTGGGCAATTTGTGTAACTGATTTATTTTCAGTTAGCAGCTAGGCGTCGGGCACCCAGACGACCCATTGACTTATATTGTCAGCTATTGATGCATAAATTAATGATTATGTATGCCCCGCCAGGCGGCGATTTTCAAGGGAAAAAAGAGAGGGCCTACGACATGTGAGGCGACCTCTGATAAATGCTTTCAAGTTGTTTAGGTGACTTCAGTGATAAGTTTTAAGGATTATTCAGGTATACCCTTTCACAGGAGTGATATAAAAATACCCTCTTTGACTAAGACTAAAACATATAACATTATAGTTAAAGATaagttataattaaaaatatttaatatttttaaaatgaggAATTGTTTTGCCTAGGGTATTTCCATCTTCGGTTATTAGATTCCATTTTCCGCCTTGTTATTCCTTGTCACTCTTcgtttaaatatatgtttagCATATGTTATTTGCGTAAACAATAAAAGTGCCAATTTATGGTTATTGGTGCATAAATTCAATTGTCTTTGGTTTGACGGTGAAAAGGTGTCGAAGTACCGCGTATCCAGCTCAGTGTCATGTCAACagtgcgtatacgcaacgccCCGTCTCCCATTTTCACTGTCTCAGCAACAAAGTAACCCACATAAATCTCTCAAAGTAAACAAGTACAGAAAAAAAGCAGTGAAGACGAAAGCGAAATGCAACGAAGAGTaaaaattacgcatacgccccatAAAATCTAAGTACAACATATTTCAATAGACTTTTCGACACTTGCTGGCatcttcttttttctttttctttttttttttggatggAAGTGGGAGAAAGGGGAAAGTTGATTGTTTTACTTACAGCAAATGTAAATTATCCAATTGGGAAAAAGTTTCCTCGCCAATGTATTCGATGCGATTGAAATCCAAATATCTGTAAAAGTAAGGAGATATTTATGCAGGCATCCACAATCTGGCTAAGCTGTAGGCTGTAGTTTGGTGTATATATACTTTTGGGCCAGTGTTCTAAGACTGCCCTAAGCCTTTTGTGCGTGCTTGTGTGGACAAGTGAGGAATGTTTCGTGGCCAGATGTAAGATAACCACAGTTGGAGCTGGGACTAGACTTTAAGGTTTACTGGAAACTTTAGGGGAAGAACCTTTGAGATATCAAGATATGACGTTCTTTATACAATAAATCAATGCCATTAATAGATGT is a window of Drosophila biarmipes strain raj3 chromosome 3R, RU_DBia_V1.1, whole genome shotgun sequence DNA encoding:
- the LOC108026012 gene encoding uncharacterized protein LOC108026012 gives rise to the protein MEKNFEPEATVKSPDTDILHPDDAQYIWLPISVLVGIFVLAALVYAMSRSRCRVSWDCLRRRKAPRSGYINVDEEDSDVPMACGDELGDQQITASLLAGRLHIQDAASNASNA
- the LOC108026004 gene encoding zinc finger protein 2, with the protein product MDPPKKVVAKTLTFTIRKRATEVPEKLGPPEVSFSEGALLLELNNCCRLCLEEPHPNQMMDMSTIYDQEAELSYYDCYEICTKEDLRQNLSHEPKTLCKRCAVELHWAYDFHKKVDIANQQLREIFGSTESSEPELPEEEDVGKEFPVEEEIEEKQDDQDEPETSNAYSALEDIVPRHRYSGEFSCKYCHKLFKNHSRMAKHQLIHLTVRPHFECSQCDKVYLTKQALKVHVDSKHRQSGVHCDTCGKVFAIAKALEIHKRFHNKDFPYACDLCDRRFAQRSHLTVHQQVKHTGSRFICEFPDCQKSFTSSSSLRNHECTHTAMPFECSHCQQSFPARNKLRAHLERKHNMVVELEELEEMRKFHKVRSKLVMAKVYTGQEETEGSFKNKS
- the LOC108026003 gene encoding relaxin receptor 2, which encodes MVYGRSIAVGVGLMTIVLLLAAGIFYLSLGPCPAGSFACDNGTLCVPRRQMCDNRHDCADSSDENPVECGLLYGSKEIADKIVRNAIERKQQRLSSSASNSSKVDVTPPAVPRNQSLTLNMTCDIVTYPKTCQCGQRTIIYCGRYAKLRRFPRISSEVTNLIIIRNNLSLRDNIFANLTRLQKLTLKYNNISRVPLGSFSGLFHLERLELSHNNISHLPHDALVGLDSLQWLFLVNNQLHHLPMEQLRLCHRLEWLVLSRNRLTLRNEQLPKIPSLYEVYLDFNRIEYIGEETFSQLDNLHLLDLQHNLITHIHGRAFAKLTNMRDIRLVGNPIKELSGETFLHNTRLEALSLAQMPIHISRGLMEPLNISFLNLTGIRYDHIDFAAINAMRNLKYIIYDRFFYCSMTPRVRMCKPSTDGVSSFQDLLSKPVLRYSAWVMATLTIAGNVLVLWGRFIYRDENVAVTMVIRNLALADMLMGFYLVTIGVQDYRYRNEYYKVVLDWISSWQCTLIGTLAVSSSEVSMLILAFMSLERFLLIADPFRGHRSIGSRVMWLSLICIWITGVGLAVIPVLLWRTSTLPYYGSYSGTCFPLHIHEAFPMGWLYSAFVFLGVNLLLLVMIAMLYTALLISIWRTRSATPLTLLDCEFAVRFFFIVLTDFLCWVPIIVMKIWVFFNYNISDDIYAWLVVFVLPLNSAVNPLLYTFTTPKYRNQIFLRGWKKITSRKRAEAGNGNVATTTTGTATGSSQHPDDSTALAKAMPLALTLSN
- the LOC108026011 gene encoding S-adenosylmethionine mitochondrial carrier protein homolog, which encodes MAAELSLDSAAGSVEIGMQEPVNKLKFLHALVAGGVAGMVVDIALFPIDTVKTRLQSELGFWRAGGFKGIYKGLAPAAAGSAPTAALFFCTYECGKQFLSSFTQTKDSPYVHMAAASAAEVLACLIRVPVEIAKQRSQTLLGNKQSGLQILLRAYRTEGLQRGLYRGFGSTIMREIPFSLIQFPLWEYFKLQWTPLTGYESTPLSVALCGAVAGGISAGLTTPLDVVKTRIMLAERESLNRRRSARSILHGIYLERGFGGLFAGFVPRVMWITLGGAFFFGFYDLTTRILGATSTDH